The DNA segment ATGTGGATGACTTCTGTATTTGGAAGCCGTATAAAAAAGGATCCTTTACTGTGAAGCAGTTTTATTCTGAACTTGTGTCTTCCTCTGCTCCTGTTATCTGGCATGGTTTTATTTGGGGAAGCCACATTCCGCCCTCTCGCTCGACAATTTGTTGGTGGCTTATCCTTAATCGCATCCCAACTTAAGATGCTATTCAGCATAGAGGGATGGCGCTAGCTTCGCGCTGTGAACTGTGTTTGTCTGCTGGTGAATCTGCTGCTCATGTCTTTCTCGAGTGCTCGTTTGCTATGTCTCTTTGGCGAGAGATCTACTATATCTTTGAAGAGGAAATGCTCCCTCTTTCTAATTTTGACCTCTTTTTTTACAGGCTTATCTCCCGTTTCTTCGGTGGACAGGTTTCCAAGCTCTGGAGCTCGGCCATTACGAACTGTATTTGGCTCATTTGGAAAGCTAAGAACGCTGCTGTTTTTGATTCAGATCgaccttcaatccaaaattctTTATCTTCCCTTCGGTCGCTTATTCAGGAAAGCAGCTTTTCAAGGCATGGCTATTGCTCATCCCGTCGAGATCAGAGGATTTTATCTCGCATCAGGGTTGTTGCCCGACCTCCTCCTGCACCGAATATCAAATTAATCTGCTGGGTTCGGCCTGCTACGGGTTGGATTAAAGCCAATGTCGACGGCTCCGCGTTGGGAGCTCCGGGTTTGGCAGGTGCTGGTGGAATTTTTAGAACTCATCGGGGGTTCCCTAGAGGCTGTTTTGCTTTCTCGATTCCTCCTACTTTTGCTTATCTCGCGGAGCTAAAAGCGGTTATTTTCGCGGTTGATATGGCTTGGGAAAAAAACTGGCATCTCTTATGGATTGAATCAGACTCCTTATACACGGTAAATATGCTCAAATCAAAGTCAACTTTGGTGCCTTGGTCGGTTCGGCAATCTTGGCTCCGTTGTCTGGATCAATGCTCTAGGATGCAAATCTGCGTTACTCATATTTATAGAGAGGGAAACAGAGTTGCTGATGCCCTGGCTCGTCACGGTGTCTCTTCTGCGGATATCACTTGGTGGCCTTCTGCTCCCGCGTTCTGCCACTCGTTGATCTATGATGATTTGTGTAACATTAGCCATGCTCGTTTTGTTTGATGCTTTGTTTTTATTCTCCTTCCCCCCTCTTTTGTTTCTCTCTGACactattttttccttttttaataatatattcgGGTTTTCCAGTCCTTGTGTcggggtgccagcatagctcGGATGTCGATTTCAAGTGGCTGAATCGTCccaatctttaataaaaaaaatattaatgttaGTTTTCTTAAATGTTGTAAGATGTACATGCAGAGTTGAGAGGTTATATTGGTCCATATCCTTCGCGAGGAGAACAGGGTTGCTGATTGGATTGCAAACTACGCGGGATAATTGTTTTTAGGTATTCACGAGTGTGAGGAGCCTCCTGCAGGCATCCATATTATTTTAGGTTCTGATATTAGTGGTACGTGTCTTTCCCAGATGACGTGTAAGGCGTTTGCCTCTCTATtataaaaaatagttttgttaTTAACTTCGATTCCAACcaaataacattaatataatcaaatttcattttcgtattaaattaaataaatataataagtaGTCATTTTTATTATGATTCCATTACATTTGGATTCTAATTCCAATTTGAGAGTTTaaaccaaacacctccttatTACAAAATGCCTTACACAATTATGATATAATAACCCAAACTGtcattctaataataataaaaataaaaataaatttttacataaataaatGAGATAAGATACTAAAATAGGTttatggtttttggagaagtattaatttaggttctacgtacaaaataacatcaatatagacttaacatttaaaaaaagtaTCACTTTAGGTCTCGATGGAACGTGACactcattcatattactccgttaaattCCAATTTCTCTATACGTACAATTAAtagaacttaacagagtaatataaTTGACGTATCACTTTCTGTAATCGAagcataaattaatatattttttatacgtTAAgactatattggtgctattttaaggtacaaaaatgcccctaacgttttggaccaggagcaattttacccctaacgtctaaaatggtgcaattttacccctaacgttggaagccaagagcaattttacccctaacgttaataaattgggtcaatttgagaaataattcatcaaactgtcttttcggtcatgaatcttgtcatctacacttcatacgtgtgtcattttatcagtaacaaatcataaacatacgttgggatgtgaaaaaaataaaaaatatactgtctttttgtacgaattagataaaataaattcaaaaaataaaccaaatttataaatattaatctcaaattctattattaaattataaaaaaaacatgaaatcattttttcagaacgaattgttatgcaattggtgctgaataaggaacaaaaatatctgtgttgtataataatgtttgaaattgacccaatttattaacgttaggggtaaaattgctattgacttccaacattaggggcaaaattgcaccattttagacgttatgggtaaaattgctcctgactcaaaacgttaggggtatttttgcaccttaacccaaaaataaataaagcaatTGAATACAAGGGTACGGtggtaaatataatttttcttaCAGAGTAACAGACTTAACTGAGTCATCTAGCAAAATCCTCTCAAAAGGTTTCTCATATTTGCCCCCAAAATTCCCCTGAAAGCAAAGAAAACCCTAATCTCTCACTCGATCACAGTATTTTGTACCTACTGAAAATCTCGAGTGAAGCTCGGGAGAGTAAGGGAGGAGAGAGATGGACGCCATGAGGAAGCAGCTCGATGTGCTCATGGGAGCCAATCGAAATGGCGACGTCAGGGAAGTTAATCGCAAGTATTACGATCGTGATGTTTGTCGCATGTACTTGGTCGGCCTTTGCCCTCACGAACTCTTTCAATTGACGGTAATTTAGTGTTATTGATTGTCACAAtagtttttgattttttttttgcccaTGGAAACCCTAGTGTTTCAGTAGATAGATGTTTGAGTGTTTGGTTGCTAGGAAAAATAGACGACAAAGATGGCTTTTCGGGTCTTTCAGTGAATTGATAGTTGGTGAAATATGTAACTTGTAGTTTAAAGAATTGGATGAAATAAAGTAGAGCTTGGATGTGTAGATATAACTACGTAAACGATGCACTGAAGCGAAACTAAACCTCCCAAAGCATATAGCGGACTTCGTTTGAAACTGTGAAAATTTCTATTGGATATTTTTTCTGAAAATGTGGTATCGTTTTTTAAAGGTTTAAAGTATTAGGCTTCGGATCTGATTGAGCAGATTGGTGACTCTTATTTAAAGTTTATGAGTGGTGTCAATCGTATTGTTGTCGTTACAAAATGATGATTGTAGCTCTTTGTTTTGGTTTCAGAAAATGGATATGGGGCCATGTCCAAAGGTTCACTCGCTTCAACTGAGAAAAGAGTATCCTTATTATTAGCTAGCTGTAATTTGTGTACTTCCTTGAGCTGAGCATTTACCTCGAAGACTTTTACTTTATTGTGATGAAAATCTATTCTTTCCAGTCCTTCATTTGATACTTCTATATACATTCACCCGGCCTCCTAAACAACTGAAACCTGAATTGGATGATTATTTGTTGAGAGCTAAATTTGCGTGGTGTATTTCTCCCCTATTATTTAACTGAGACCAGTTTGGCGAGCTAGTTTCTTCCATACATGTATTAATGTGGTTTTTGTAGTTTCTTTCTACATGCTTTCTTAACCAGTACATAGATATGAAGGGGCCCGGACAAAAGGTACTGATAACTATGATAGAGAGTTGGAGGATGTTATAGACCGGCTCATTGTTGAGTGTGATAAGAAAATCAGTAGAGCTCTTAAGCGTCTTGAGGCTGACGATGCAAAGGCTGCTATTGCAATATCAGTCTCTGAGGTTACACTGGTAATGTCGGAGTTCTCAACTTTTGTGGattagtatttttttaatttttatttttttttattgaactgGGAACTGTCCTTTCTTGAAATGTAGAATCCAGAGATAGTTGAGTTATCAAAGCAAATCAAGGAAAAGCTCAAAGAAGCTGATAGACATGGTAAGAGATGTGGTTTTTAGTATATGTCTGGTACTGATGAAATGTGCACCTCCTATTTGTTTGTAATTACCTCATATACCTTGCTTCTTTCTTAAGAAGCAAACTGATAAAAATGAGTTAGTTTTAGAAATCTAAATGTGCTAGAGCTTTGATAGAAGCGATTAGTATGTTGAAATCAGGCTGTTAAATGCTTTAGTGGTTTCAAACGCTCCTCTTGTACATAATATTTGGTGGATCAGCGTTTAAATAAACTAAATTATTTGAAACTGGGTGGAAGATAGGCTGTTAATGAATTATATGGTTAATGTATAAGAACTGTTATAATTTAAAGAGATAAAAAGTTATTGTTGGTATAAATTGGCAGATCTGGAAGGCAAGACAGATTTTAAGATTCAAGCTCTTGAAGAGGTGGAGAAGCTTAGAAGTGAAAGAGCAGAGAAGCAGGTACCAGCTTCTTTAGGCtttgattttgtaaaattgCTATAAGAACCAGTGTGATGTTATTTATTTGTACATGGTCGTacacttctttttctttcaaaagAGGTCTGTGATGTTAAATGATTAAATGACAAGTGATACTCTTTTGCTAGTCTGCACTACTTTTGGAAGCCTTCAACAAAGATAGAGCATCTTTGCCTCAACCGCTGCCAAATCCACCACCATTGGCACCCTTGCCTGTGCATACTCCTGATCCTCGTACCCAGGAAATGATAAATGAGAAGCTGAAGAAGGCAGAGGATCTAGGTAAGAGACTACTTACTCAAAAACTTGTTAGGCTGTGGACAGAACTCTCTCATGCACGCTGTCAAACTTTCATTGAATAGTTGTATGCTTGTTATCTTTTTTTGAATGTGTAAGTTCGCCCTCCCAAAACTGCAGATGGAAATGGGCAGGGGAATTAGTAAAAGAGAAAGATACAAAAATAATATTCACTCCATTGTATTCCTGCTCATATGGCCAGATTAGTTGTATCATTTTACCTTTAagcttattatatattatttttattataatgttATCTTATAAATTTAGATGCAGAAATCTTTTTGTTTTACCGTATTCTCTACTTGTCCTCACTAAATGTTTTGTATTTGTTCAATGCTTTTTGCATTCTTCAGGTGAGCAAGGAATGGTAGATGAGGCTCAGAAAGCATTGGAAGAGGCAGAGGCACTTAAGAAGGTTTTTATTCGTAAATCTTGTTTTACTACAATTTGATTTTTGTTATTGTTCTCCTTGCATCTTCTTCCCTCTGCTCGCTTTTCCTTGATCCTCTCCCATCTTCCTCAGATTTGGTTTATTTGCAATATTATTTAAGGGTTCTTACTTTCTCTTCAGCTGCCTGCCAGGCAAGATCCTGCTTTGGATTCCTCCAAGTATACTGCAGCTGATGTGCGCATTGTGAGTTTACTTAAGTCTTTACTTGATAACACCTGATATCTTTTGAAACCAAATAATCATGATTCAAATTGTTAAACAAATTTAAGAGATACCAAGGAACCATGACTCGTGTTAAACATGTATTGCTATacatttttattccaaaatAGTTTCAGATGAAAATTTAGTTGTACTGATACTTTGATTTTTTTAGCCTTGTCATTATTACTTATTCTTTTCTACTTTGTTAACCATCAAAAGTTTCATGTGTGTTTCATTTCTATTCTTTCCGAATGGCAAGATGCTTGAATTTGGGGTGCTAGCGTCGTAAGTTTAGTATTTGGCTTTTCTTCTCAATCAACTGCATGGTTCTTCTACAATTTAGAGGACCAATGATAGCATTCCAGGTTTCCTTGTTGATGCATATGatggaaataaaaaattgataacttcattttttgatACATGATTAGAAATATTGTACTAATATATGGTAATATTGGAGACGTCTAGTAATAGTGATGCACTCCACTTATATATGAAATCTCACTCTGATTcttatagtttttttatattttttcagacTGATCAGAAGTTGCGCGTTTGTGACATTTGTGGAGCATTTTTGAGTGTATATGACAGGTAAAATTTGATCCTATCTATCCAATTTTAGTCGTTCAAGCTTTATGGAGAGAAACAAAAGAACATGTATTTGGGGTTTCAAGTGGTTCAGCTTTTGATCGAACTATTATACCTCCTTGTACCAGCAGGCTTTTGGCCCAGTTTTACGAGGATAACTTTTGCAGCTAAAAGAATGTGCGTCTTTTCCTGTTTTATATGCTTGTATAGATCATGATGTAGTTAGAAAATCATGGGgttaattacaataaatgtgcTTGATCTATCATTTATGATGAGTACAGAGAAGCAGTTAAAATTTTTCTCTACTTTCAGCGATCGACGTTTAGCAGATCATTTTGGAGGGAAGCTTCACTTGGGCTATATGCAAATCCGTGAAAAACTAGCTGAGCTTCAGGTACGGAAGAAAAATAAGTTGCTTAGTTTCTTGGTAGAAATGAGCAAGAATTGCAGAAAGCAGAAACATTGAACATGCTTAACATTAACACTATTTATTATAACTTTGTATTCcagtaaatatcatttttcAAAAATGTATGATTCCATTTCTTTCCTATGACCATGAGGATTTTAAcgaattaaattaactttatgTGTCCTTCAAAGTCGGTTCAATATATTGTTTTACCCTTCTTGTCTTGGGGACATCCTTAAGTTGGTCTTCTGAATATGGTTCAGGTGCTGGTTTAATGTTTCACATTCTTCTATAGAGATTCTCAGGTTGTATGATCTGTGAGTTTTTCTTTTCCCAAAAGAAGAATAATTtcttaatttctccctttttAGATTTGGTAGCTGTTGGGCTTTTAAGGACATCTCATATGTGTCCAGTCTGCACACATCATGGAAGCTAATATTTTCCCTGATGAGAAACCAGATTGGATGTAGCTTTATTTATGTGGTTAAGAGCAAGGATTTTTGGAGATTATAATGTTAAGATGCAAATTGGCTGAACTAATTTGTGCTGCAGCCAAATGAATATCTTGTGGATTTATGATGTTGGTTTCTCGTACTTGGGGGATAATGAtgattttattattgttatgaCCTAGATattggaaaaattaaaaatttcttaCAAATGTCTGATGCAACTTATTGGGAAAGGTTGGCGATGGAGCAATAAAATTTTGTAGAAAGGAGTAATACTGATACTTGTAAGTAGAATATCTCGATCTGTGTTACGGAAACTGATTTTGAATGCCTAGATGAATATAGATTACTTtgtgtttgtgatctgttattaTGAGAGGAAGTGTATTTGTATGCTCCGTGGAATTGTGTAAGCATTCAGTTCAAGATATTCGGAGCAGCATAGAGCATTTCTGTTCTTCAAATAGTTGGCCAGTTTTGTTTTGTTACATGACATACAACTTACAATGCCTTCTATTTAATACTAAATCCACTTGTCTTCTACGAGTAGCTTTGCACTTTATGTCTAATGGGGTTGGTGCTTTATTGTGATGCAAAGAATAGTCTTCAGCGGTTTTTTTTCTTGAAAATTAATTTGCCAGGAAGAGAGAACCAAGCCCCGCAGAGGTGACCGGCCTGATGATCAAAGgtgtataaaatataaattggtTTTCTTCTCTTTCAATCACTTACTACTATATATTTGTCTTTTTTACTTATCCTATCCTCACTCAAATGCGTTCCTATTATTTATTGCAGACCAAAAGAGCGAAGTAGGGAACGTGAAAGAGAACCAAGCAAAGATCGTGATCGAGCAGATAGCCGTGACAGGGAGAGGGATCATGATAGAAGGAGCAGAGATCGCGATAGGTATAATGACCGAGACCGTGGATATGATCGAGAACGTGATAGAGATTCAGATCGCCCACGTAATTATGATTCAAGAAGCCGCCACAGGTCACGCTCTCGTTCTAGAGAACGTTCAAGAGATTATGACCGCCATAGGTATTGTTTGTCCTCTGGTTTAGTCACTCATTACTGATTAGGGCTTTAGATTATATATTTCAATTGCTTATTATACTTGTACCGCCTATTTTTTTAGCTCTATGCTTTTAATTTGGAATGTTCCCATCAATTTTTTTGGGTACAAGAATTATAACATTGGAGTTCTTAAATATGTTATACATGTGAAATAAGACCCGCAAGCCTTTGTGTTGTCAAAGTAGGAATATCGTACTATTATTAACtattattagaatattatgaCTTAAAGATTAAGTTACATAGTTAATGAATATGAATCATAATTTAGTCTTCGAACTTTCAATTTTGTTCTATTTAGTTTAGCGGACTTCTAATTAAGTTAcattagagattttcaattctATCCCCATTGTACAAAACAGGGCAAATTCGCCCCCACGGTAGAAATTTTAGCTCAATGTTACCCTTATGATAGAAAATCTAGTTCAATTTtaccattttctagaaaaatGTCAACAAAAATTAGCAACAGAATTCCTTGGAAAGTGGTAAAATTGAGCTAAGATTTGTATGGAGGCAAGttgaattgtttttttataCGATGAGGGTAAAATTGAACTTCCCCAATAACCTTAGTGGCAAAATTGACTTTTATCCCCGTGCCTTTGGTGCTTACTTTTCATGCGTTGTTTTTTAAGTCGGTGCACGGTATTGATCACATAGTTTTTTTTCTATTGCAGGCGCTATGATCGGTACTAGGACTATTGCGGTTGAGTATTTTGAGACGAAAATTTGTGGTTTTTCCCCTTTAGATGAATGAAGTTTGTGGAGTAGAGGATAATCTTATGCTTGGTGTTTTCGGTGGAGTTAAGACAACATATGCTCTACTATGGTAACTTGTATGTTCATAGTTAGTGCTGCAATCCATACTGCTTTTTTATATTCTTTTCATGTTCGGTTCTATTATTACCACATTTTATCCCTTGTTCAAACGTCCCATTTCCAGTACTTTGGTATTGGAAAATTGAACTATTGCTTATATTTTCTTGTTTGGTAGAAGCAATATTTGGATAAAAAATAACTTGGCAGATTGAGGAAATAGATTAAGATTAAATTGTGTCTGAATAGCTTTTTTACCTTTCGTTTTTGAGCGAGTTTAGTCCAATCAGCGAGTTGTTTCGCCTAAATTTGCAAGATATGCTCTACTATGGTAACTTGTATGTTCATAGTTAGTGCtgcttttttatatttttttttcatgttcGGTTCTATTATTGCCACATTTTATCCCTTGTTCGAAACGTCCGGTTTCCAGTGCTTTGGTATTGGAAAATTGAACTATTGCTTATATTTTCTTGTTTGGTAGAAGCAATATTTGGATAAAAAATAACTTGGCAGGTGGGGCAAATAGATTAAGATTAAAATGTGTCTGAATAGCTTTTTCACCTTTCATTTTTAAGCGAGTTTAGTCCAACCAGTGAGTTGTTTCGCCTTAAGTTACTCGAAACGGAAGGTGGAGGAATTATACTAGTTGACGGTCATTTGACCCATAGTGCGAGTAGTTGTCGATGAGAAAAAATGACAGCTCCGTTTTTTAAATAATGGTAGGGATACCATAAACTTCAACTGAGAATTTCTACTACGCTTTTGGAGTAATAGACCCGACCAATGAAAAGAGAGATGTATATATTATCACTTCATGggaaatgatgatgatgatggtgaTGTTAAGAAAGAAATGTGTATAGGTGGTATCAATTAATTGGTCGGATGTATTGCTCCGGGAGTATTATAGAATTTCTCAGAGTATCTCTTACTAGCTTCGTAATATTGCAATAAATACACAGGTCTGAACTAGAATTTTATGtcaatgattttttttctctGGGATCGAGGGTTCATACTCCCATAGGGATTACAAAGCAATAGCAGCCCTGTGTCTCATCGGTACAAAAGTGGAATTCGATATACGAGTTGATTGTGTTAGTTAACACACCTATGAGCTGAGATGATCTAGTCATGATAGTAAGAGGTTAGGGGTGAGACCGGGTTAGGTTATTTGGGGATTTGAAGGTATCCAATAAAAGTTAGCAGTATAATTCAGTTTGGTTCTAAAGAAAAAGTTAACACTTCAATTCCATTTTGGATCTTTTTTGTTTTGGTGTTCGATTTGGTTTAAGAATATTTAAGATCTATGTTCAATTCTACTAGAGTCACAAACTACATACACTATTTTGATACTAAAGCTATGCCCTTTCCATATAtataacacatttttttttgtcgtAAATTGTACCGTAGTGACTGAAGCTTGGGTCAGCTTTTAGAGGTCACtgaatatatcattttattgaATATGTAACTTTGCTTttcatttaataatttaaacagAAAAAATTACTAGAATAGTAGCGTGGCAACTATATTCTGGAAAGAAGttaattttgttatgtttaaCATGATAGTCATGTAGCAATCATGTGTATGtcatataatagttaaaaaataaatatgtatatcAAGGCTGGCTCCAGTATTTTAGAGGTCCTAGGTAAGGCCGGTCCTGATTTTTTTATGGGTCtagatgaaaaaaaaagagataaagaagtccttaataaaaaaaattgtacttaaaagtttaaaatagaaatttggacatattttagatctaaaatatcatattatttagtcatttaaaaaaattactatatatacATCAAAAAACAATTTGAGACCATTTTGGTTCAGGTCCTAGGCGATCGCACTCATGGTTgatatatatagtaaaaaaattactatatatacagtaaaaaaCATTTGAGCCTTTTTATGATTTATTGTCATACTAGATTATTGACTTTGTAAAAATATTcagtataaaaaatttgatcGGTACATATTGTTATCTAATTAACTCAATatgttatattataaaaaaaaatatttttttattaaatcaagTCATAAAACTCTAATACCAAGCTCATTCCATATAAGccccaaaaaaatatatgttatttttaagGATAAAAAATGATTTGCGGTGGTCCATAAATATTCGAACCTTCTTATAAATTGTTGTCCtactaaattataattttcattttgattttttaaaaatactcgccataaaaaatttgataaatacAAGTTGTTACGTAATTAACTCAATagcatgagtaaattagtgaaaattaattgtgtcctaaaatatattgtaataagtaaat comes from the Euphorbia lathyris chromosome 5, ddEupLath1.1, whole genome shotgun sequence genome and includes:
- the LOC136229590 gene encoding uncharacterized protein, whose translation is MDAMRKQLDVLMGANRNGDVREVNRKYYDRDVCRMYLVGLCPHELFQLTKMDMGPCPKVHSLQLRKEYEGARTKGTDNYDRELEDVIDRLIVECDKKISRALKRLEADDAKAAIAISVSEVTLNPEIVELSKQIKEKLKEADRHDLEGKTDFKIQALEEVEKLRSERAEKQSALLLEAFNKDRASLPQPLPNPPPLAPLPVHTPDPRTQEMINEKLKKAEDLGEQGMVDEAQKALEEAEALKKLPARQDPALDSSKYTAADVRITDQKLRVCDICGAFLSVYDSDRRLADHFGGKLHLGYMQIREKLAELQEERTKPRRGDRPDDQRPKERSREREREPSKDRDRADSRDRERDHDRRSRDRDRYNDRDRGYDRERDRDSDRPRNYDSRSRHRSRSRSRERSRDYDRHRRYDRY